Within Ipomoea triloba cultivar NCNSP0323 chromosome 9, ASM357664v1, the genomic segment GAAGTGCAATTTgctgccactagaccacaagatcatatcttgattaatttttttacttaaaaatacattaaatatattgatttaaatataaaataaaaagaaaaaaaaaagaattaaacatttatattaaatttgtatACTTTTCATCTTGTATAGGGGTGGAGCAATGTATAAATTGACACCACTCAAATTTCTTTACTTATTAGGTATTATTATGCATACGTATGTACATACGtgcgtacatacatacatattctAAAATTGACAGcactaaaattaatataatgagAATCAACATATAATTAAGCAGTTATAACTCTctaaatataattgtaaaaataatatctaaaacaaatattttacataattttttcttcctcttgcaCGTTTGCATTGGGAATAacaaattagattaaaaatctTGAATTTCATAATAGAATTAGTTGTATAATTAGTTGGACatgcatcattttttttgttttgaaatgatGATATTTTACATCGTATTTTATCAAATCTTTGAATTTCATAATAGAATCATGAGTGCGAAtgaaatattacattaataCACCATTGAATTTACTGGCTGGCTGTGTCATTCATGGTGCATACTAAATTTATTATCTGTAGCACATTGTATTGTCTAAATCTCCTCGAGCACCTAGACAATAATGGGGCTAAAATTAGACAAAGCTTGTACTAATATTCCGGAAAAGAGCTAATTTAATCCACGTTTAAGTCTTACTTTTGTGCAAATTCATCTTTGAAGTCTCCTTTAATTTGCAGCAAACACGGTGCATATAACATTCTCGTGATGGCTGTACGTGTATCTTCATGAGGCTGGCTGGCAATGATACATATAACAGATGAAATTAAGGTGCAGTCAACTTTTTTTCATTTGGATGGTttaatgattttgattttgcatACTTTAGGGGACCCAAAAACGTAGTAATCGTCATAATTATTTCAACATTCTCGTGACGGGTTTGTAATTTAGCATGAGGCTGGCTGTGATCTAACAACATCTATTTTAAGcagtcagttttttttttcactttgttTAACAATTTTTGCGTACTTTAACGGATCGAAACGTACTGCGAATGAAGCAGTAGTGTTCAGAATGAGGACAACTATGATGCCACCTAGCCTGTTTCATACTATGTACTAAAATAAAACTGCTTAAATTAGCATAACGTTGGATTCTTGTTGACTCAGCATATAATATGTGCAGATTACTCTGGtggttactatatatatataacggtgCGATTGATGGAGGAATACTACTATATGTGAGTTGTGAGCAAAAGCAAATCGAATAAAATTAATGGACCCTCAGGCTTTCATGAGAGTATCAGTAGGATCACTGTGTTTGAGAGTTCGTAGCGAGTCATTATCTGCAGGGATCCATGCAGTTTATCCCCCTTGTGTGTGTGAGATTCGTCTTCCCGGTTTTCCTGTGCAGACAGCTTCCATTCCCTTCGAAGCTACCCCGGATACTAAAAGCATAGCCACGAGGTTTTATCTGGCGAAGTCTGATGTGGATGCGTTATTGGCACCGGGAGGAGGCTGTTTTTATGCACCTAATCATGCTTGTTTGGAGATTGTTGTATTTGCAGGAGGGCACAAGGGTAGCCATTGGGGTGTTGGTGTTGGTTTTAAGAGGCAGCAGCATATCGGTACGTTTAAGCTCGGAGTTGGTCCCCAATGGGGTCAAGGAAAGCAGGTTATACTGGTTAATGGCTGGATAGGCATTGGCAAGTACAAAGAAGCTGGTGTAGAGCTTCACCTGAGAGTGAAGCTGGAGCCTGACCCAAGATATGTGTTCCAGTTTGAGGATAAGATTAAATTAAGTCCCCAAATAGTTCAGCTTCAAGGCAGCATCAAGCAGCCTATCTTCAGTTGCAAGTTTACTCGAGGACGGTAAGTAAGGGTAATCTATcaatgtgtgtatgtatgtatctgtTACGTTGCAAAATTTGTTTTGAGAAGTTGTGTTTATAGGGGTGATGTAGAAACCGAAAGAAGAGAGAGGAAAGGATGGAAAGTGACAATACATGACATTTCTGGCTCGGCTGTCGCTGCAGCCTTCATAAGTACCCCATTTGTGCCTTCAGCAGGTTGCGATTGGGTGGGCAGGACCAACCCGGGAACATGGTTGATTGTATTCCCAGACCGTTGCAGGCGTCAGAGCTGGCAGCCATGGGGAAAACTTGAAGCCTGGCGTGAACGAGGAGGCTCTATTTGCTGTCGCTTCCACCTCCTATGTGACTCTCAGCAGCAGGATCTTCTCATGTCTGAGATACTAATCAGTGCCGAAAGGGGTGGGGAGTTCTACATAGACACCGACAAACGGGTTCAATCAGCAGCAAGTCGCGACTATGTCCCTGTTTCTGGTTCTGGTGGATTTGTGATGAGCTGTAGAGTGCAAGGGGAAGGGGGGAGGTGCAGCAAGCCCCCGTTTGTGCAAGTTGCCAAGCGTTTTGTGACCTGCGTGGAGGACGCTGCCATTTTTGTCGCGCTTGCTGCTGCTGTTGATCTCAGTATTGAGGCTTGCAGGCCTTTCCCCAGGCACAGAAGATGTTCCTgctgatatttacatttacatataAATGGACAAAAGAAATAGACATGATATATGATGTATAGAATCATCATCATTCATCAGTAAACTTATGCTTTTCATTTTTCTGAAAGAAAAACACACTTCCATTTCCAATCTACATAATAAAACGTTGAGACTTGATAACCGCAACTTCACCCCAACCCAAGATCAGAAtgacaaaaaatcacaatatgAGCACAAGAATGAAGAAGAACATATTGGCCAAAAGATTAGTATAGACAACAAAAGACTGGGATAGTCAGTCAGAGTAGTGACTAATTTAACGTGTTAGGTTTCTTCTCATAAGACACGACAcctaaaattactaatcatgtATGATGATTGGAGTTTCTGGCGTGCCCCCAGTGATCTTTGGCAAGAGTTCAGCAGGAAAGTCGCCTCTAAGTATTTGAGCTTTAAACTTGACCAACTCTTGGCTGATCTGCATCACCTCAAGTATCAACCCATCTCCAATCCTGATCTTACTCCCATTCAAAAATTGTTTCCAAGTTGTGTAGTTCaacacttttcttttcttgtctCCATGCAGAGTAGTGCTCCATGTTCTTTTGCCATATGTGATCACCGCTGGGACTGTTCCATCAGGGAGCACTGCATTCATTTTTGCTGGAAACACCTAAACACATCAAAGATTGCCTGAATTAACTAACTCAAACACTGTTTACCACCATACAAGTGAAGAAAATAACAAAGCCAAAGCCATAAAAAGAAACGCTTAAATTATTATCTACATCTTTGTCAATCCAATAAAGAAGGCCAAATAATTCAAATGGTATTAAtcatcatactattattattgtggaAAGGAGTCAGCTACGATGGTTTTTGCAGGTCGGTCAGATTCATCTGGTGCAAGCAAATGCTCAAATTGCTA encodes:
- the LOC116030368 gene encoding B3 domain-containing protein Os04g0386900-like, with the translated sequence MDRPQKNNTPKTPLVTSDSDSDSDSETAKFNDEPQQIEPLLGMAFFDSVLSKEKPLSRMVFPAKMNAVLPDGTVPAVITYGKRTWSTTLHGDKKRKVLNYTTWKQFLNGSKIRIGDGLILEVMQISQELVKFKAQILRGDFPAELLPKITGGTPETPIIIHD